In Prionailurus viverrinus isolate Anna chromosome D1, UM_Priviv_1.0, whole genome shotgun sequence, the DNA window TTCACCCTACGAGAGCCCATGTATTGCTTCCTGTATGTACTGGCTGCTGTGGATATTGTTATGGCCTCCTCTGTGGTACCAAAGATGGTGAGCATCTTCTCTTCAGGAGATGGCTCCATCAGCTTTAATGCTTGTTTCACTCAGATGTATTTTGTCCATGTAGCCACATCTGTGGAGACAGGGCTATTGCTGGCCATGGCTTTTGACCGCTATATAGCCATCTGTAAGCCCCTGCACTACAAGAGGATTCTCACACCTCAACTGATGCTGGTAATGAGTGTGGCCATCACCATCAGGGCTGTCATATTCATGACTCCACTGAGTTGGATGGTAAGTCATCTGCCTTTCTGTGGCTCCAATGTGGTTCTCCATTCCTACTGTGAGCACATAGCCGTGGCCAAGTTGGCATGTGCTGACCCCATGCCCAGTAGTCTCTACAGTGTGATTGGCTCCTCCATTATTGTGGGCTCTGATGTGGCCTTCATTTCTGCCTCCTATAACCTGATTCTCCAGGCAGTATGTGGTCTCTCTTCAAAGAATGCTCAATTGAAAGCATTAAGCACATGTGGCTCCCACATGGGGGTTATGGCTCTGTACTACCTACCTGGGATGGCATCCATCTATGTGGCCTGGCTAGGGAAGGATACAGTGCCTCTGTACACCCAAGTACTGTTAGCTGATTTGTATTTGATCATCCCACCTACCTTTAACCCCATCATTTATGGCCTGAGGACCAAACAAATGCGGAAGCGAATATGGAGCTTGCTGACACACTGCCTCTTTGACCTCTCCAAACTGGGTTCATAAACACAAATTCCATTCAGATCTTGAGCAATCAAGATGACTCAAGATCAAGCATTCAAGGATACCTTAGAAATTTGTAGAGCTGGTTTGGTTTGTCTAGCACCAGAAAGAGTTCTAAGATGAAGCTGTAAAAGGTATTCTTGCCTAATTTTCCAGTTTCTAGTAAGAATGTGTACggagtgattaattttatgacaacGTCTTTAATGGTTTCAACCAACTAGTATTTGTATAAGAGATGAGTCTGGGCAGAGAATAcagatttggggtttttctttccttagcttCTGACCCTTATGTTCAACTTAGTATCCTAAAAATCTCCCTGCAGACAGAAACCAACAGTTTAGTCCCCCCATACCTGGCTGATTTTCTCATAATTGTTCATTTCTCATGTGATTATTATGAAAGCAACTGTTAATATATAACCCTGCCTTCTGGCCCATTGATGAATCCGCTCCACTTGGGTCATGTGCTTATAACTCAACCAGAGTAATTCTCTAGTCAAACTGGATCCCAGTTTATCTGAGGAGATAATAAACTTGGGATCACTGATTGTGGTCATTTTCTAACACGTGAACTTGGAAAGAGAAATCTGTACCACAGCAAGATATCAAATTAGCAAGATGGGATGAAGAAACCAAGTCTCTGGTTCTCTGATTCCAATTAATTTTGGACACCCAGGTACATCTGTTACTAAGTTTTGTAAGATACCTCTATATCCTTTTAATTTCTCTCCTATTGTGAAGCTAGTTGGAGTCAGTGTACTAATAACCAGTCTTTTGcttttaaacagcagaaattaaGGCAAAATGAGTCTGGTTGTGGGTATCTTCCTCTTTGCTTCCCAGTCCTGTTCTGTTTAACTGAACTGTAAGGCATAAAAGAAAAGGATCAAATGTAACATAGGTCTTTCTTCGTTTGGACACCACCATAGAAGTGTGCTCTGGTATGAGGAGGTTAATAGAAAACAATATCAATAATGATGCTGAAATGTGACTATTCTTTTCCAGGTCACGAGATGTtggtgtttgggttttgtttttatttttaactttctgagagtCTTAAATTGAATAAGCAGTATATGTTAAAAGAAGGTTTCACATGTAAAAGACACATATATTTGACTCTGGTACATGTGAAAATCTATCTTAATAAAAGATAATTTCCAATAGTGTTACAACAAGTTATTATATCTGAGTCTTAATATTTCCTTGCTACTGATGGAGGATATACAATGCTAATTCATAGAGGGCactaaagattaaagaaaataataaatagagaGTGCATAACATAACATCTGATATACTGtctctacttaaaaaatatatgccccAAATTTCTAATTCTATAGTTTTAAGGGGTAGGTCTAGGCACCATTGGAACTGTATTCCCATGTAGGTCAGTACTCATGTGATAACTGTTCCAAATAATCTGCTTAACAACTTAGCATCCATACCTTTGGCAAGCACTGAAATTATTTCCCTACCTAGCATGTATTCTATTTCAGAACACCAGTGAAGTAGGAATCAGCTTCTAAAAACCTGATAATGATGCACTGAGTTCCCAAAGAGTAGGAAAAAGGAACCACTCTTACAATCcttaacataaaaacaaatcaagatCATGAAATGGTTAAATGCATTTGAtaagatttccattttaaaatgtcacactATTCTTTCTTTATAAGCAACCCAAAGAATTGACTATGTTCATCAAATACAAGATTAGATGTATTAAAGAATCTGATGTAAAGTCACAAAGGTATAGTCTAGCCTGCACTCaaaacagaaatttcttctcAGCATTTCCCACAGAAGTCTGCCCTACTTTATGTTTCATTCACACTGGTATTCCTTGAAACTAGCTGGGACCCACTGTTAGCCCTCAGATATTGAATTACATACTTTCAAATTGGACTAGTTCCTACCATGGCTACCCCAAAACAGAAAATCTTGTGCTTCTCCAGATATATCAGATATAACCTCAGTCCTCTCACACCAAGCAATGTATGCCATTTAACTAGTGCCTGGAACCTACACAGACTCTCAGTGTTTGGTTATTAAGAGATTAAAATCAATcctgcttggggcacctgggtggctcagtcagttaagcgtcctactcttggttttggctcaggtcatgatctcatggttttgtgagttcaagctccacatcaggctctgcagtgacagtgtggggcctgcttgggattctctctctcccttgcccctccccctctctttgcccctcccccactcacatgatCTCtgttactctcaaaataaataaacttaaaaaaaaataaatcctatttgaatagacccataaccagtaaaaaaaTCGAATTactaataaaaaatctcccaaaaaccaagagtacagggccagatggctttccaggggaattctaccaaacaattaagaaagagttaacacctattctcttgaagctgttctaaaaaatagaaatggaagaaaaacttccaaactctttctatgaagccagtactACCTTGATTCCAACACCAGACAAAGagcccactaaaaaggagaactatagaccaatttctctgatgaacatggatgcaaaaatcctcaacaagatattagccaaccatatccaacaatacattaaaaaaattattcaccacaaccaagtgggatttacacctgggatgcagggctggttcaatatccacaaaacaatcaatgtgattcatcacatcaataaaagaaaggacaaaaaccacaggatcctctcaatacatgcagagaaagcatatgacaaaatgcagcatcctttcttgataaaaaccctcaagaaagtaggaatagaagggtCATACCTCGagaccataaaagccatatatgaaacatccaacgctaatatcatcctcaatgggaaaaactgagaactttccccctaaagtcaggaacaagacagggatgtccactctcggacatatagtattggaagtcttagcctcagcgatcatacaacacaaagaaataaaaggcatccaaatcggccaggaggaggccaaactttcactcttcacagatgacatgatactctatatgggaaacccaaaagactccaccaaaaaactgctagaactgatccatgaattcagcaaagtggcaggatataaaatcaatgtacagaaattggttgcattcctatacaccaatcatgaaaccacagaaagagaaatcaaggaatcgatcgcatttataattgcaccaaaacccatgaaatacctaggagtaaatctaatgaaagaggtggaaaatctagacactgaaaactatagaaaccttatgaaagaaactgaagaagataccaaaaaatggaaaaatattccatgctcctggataggaagaacaaatattgttaaaatggcaatactacccaaagcaatctacatattcaatacaatacctatcaaaataacaccagcattcttcacagagccagaacaaacaattctaaaatttgtatggaaccagaaaagaccccaaatagccaaagaaatcttgagaaagaaaaccaaagtgtgggggataagcttaggaatcccccgggCTAACACCAATGGCTTAAcaaagcataaagaaatacaaagttataaaatgctcacacccaagtttgggtaaatcagattggcactccaagaatagggGGGTACAAAGATACCCCAAGAATAGGGAATCACAGAGGTGCCAGGAATAGGGAgatgcaaaggcaccccaaaatagagagggggtacagagcccccaaaatagagagggaaagacaaaggcctgaaatagaaacAATGCAAAGGTGCCCAATAATAGGAATAACAAGActagatattcagggtgaaagcaccccaaatttagtactacagcagaaagctgctttcacaggaggatagggccaggttaggtcaATTGGTGAACGGGACTATGGACCACTGCGCTGCTGGCAAAGCAGCAcagagcagagatggttaacaaaagaaaaggtgtcttgtTAACCCTGAAGTTATTCaccctatctgtctcatcccctaggctagcaaAGATAAACAGGCGCGGTGCCTCCTGGGCACCTCCTGTCAGCCGTTAACAACCATCTACCAATCTGCCctgcaccaggattttgttttgtgttgaccCTAACCCCAggcactgtatatcttcaaaatccccttttcccccctcacatccccaagttaatgttcacggtttctttgtctctttgtgcaccccccatcatgtttgtaagccttctgatctgaataaatacgGGGCAAGGACCCTGATGCAGTACTCTTGTCTTTTaccggacattagccatctctcactttaatCCTGTAtctgctcttttgctggccaaaagagaactttagacttagagtctatgacaccacagcaggaggcatcacaatcctcgacttcaagttgtattacaaagctgtaatcatcaagacagtatggtactggcacaaaaacagacacacagacacttagatcaatggaacagaatacaaaatccagaAATTGACCCATAAATGTATgctcaactaatctttgacaaagcaggaaagactgtctaatggaataaagacagtctcttccacaagtggtgctgggaagactggacagtgacatgcagaagaatgaacctggaccactttcttacaccatacacaaaaataaactcaaaatggatgaaagacctaaatgtaagacaggaagccatcaaaatccttgaggagaaagcaggcaaaaacctcttcgaCCTTGGCCGCggtaacttcttactcaacacatcaccagaggcaagggaaacaaaagcaaaaatgaaatactgggacctcctcaaaataaaaagcttctttctgcacagcaaaggaaacaatcagcaaaactaaaaggcaactgacggaatgggagaagatatttgcaaatgacatatcagataaaggattagtatccaaaatctataaagaacttatcaaactctacacctgaaaaacaaataatccagtgaagaaatgggcaaaagaaatgaatagacacttctccaaagaagacatccagatggccaaccgacacatgaaaaaatgcttaacatcattcatcatcagggaaatacaaatcaaaatcacaatgatataccacctcacacctctcagaatggctaacaataacaactcaggcaacaacaaatgttggcaaggatgtggagaaagaggatctcttttgcactgctggtgggaatgcaaactggtgcagccactctggaaaacacgaTGGAGGttcctgagaaaattaaaaataaaactaccctatgacccagcaattgcactactaggtatttatccaagggatacagttatgctgtttcgaaggg includes these proteins:
- the LOC125146647 gene encoding olfactory receptor 52I2-like, with protein sequence MLGIPYNHTVETPATFFLMGIPGLPSSHLWLAISLGAMYTISLLGNTLIMTIIWMDFTLREPMYCFLYVLAAVDIVMASSVVPKMVSIFSSGDGSISFNACFTQMYFVHVATSVETGLLLAMAFDRYIAICKPLHYKRILTPQLMLVMSVAITIRAVIFMTPLSWMVSHLPFCGSNVVLHSYCEHIAVAKLACADPMPSSLYSVIGSSIIVGSDVAFISASYNLILQAVCGLSSKNAQLKALSTCGSHMGVMALYYLPGMASIYVAWLGKDTVPLYTQVLLADLYLIIPPTFNPIIYGLRTKQMRKRIWSLLTHCLFDLSKLGS